The following are encoded in a window of Nakamurella sp. A5-74 genomic DNA:
- a CDS encoding acyltransferase domain-containing protein produces the protein MTHTTTPDDLLAPLVPDVFAQRLVELGVPHGWIDDVLRHAAGLTEPRREHLRACAAVLDGLAGGTAGMPEYPSGPAAGLDFVVLFAGLLPRLRRLEALRRVDPLITAATVADLGRHLAVHRGRHGTLGFDEQQWFGLHITGQLHQVGRLQFQRLTAGTAAAEVGAAGGKVTPEDVVLSVHIPRFLGPMSPAACDAAIARAHGFFAQHFPADRITAAVCWSWLLDPQLDERLPHSNIAAFQHRFTPMGSPRVDDRAPLNFGFVRPDLPLDEQPRSTSLERTVLDVLQDGGHWHIGAGWFPW, from the coding sequence ATGACCCACACCACGACCCCGGACGATCTGCTTGCGCCACTCGTGCCGGACGTGTTCGCGCAGCGACTCGTGGAGCTGGGGGTCCCGCACGGGTGGATCGACGACGTGCTGCGGCACGCGGCAGGATTGACCGAGCCGCGGCGGGAGCACCTGCGAGCCTGCGCCGCCGTGCTGGACGGGCTCGCCGGCGGAACCGCCGGGATGCCGGAGTACCCGTCCGGCCCGGCCGCCGGTCTGGACTTCGTGGTGCTGTTCGCCGGGTTGCTCCCCCGGCTGCGCCGGCTGGAGGCGCTGCGGCGAGTCGATCCGCTGATCACTGCGGCGACGGTGGCCGATCTCGGCCGTCACCTGGCCGTCCATCGCGGTCGCCACGGCACGCTCGGGTTCGACGAGCAGCAGTGGTTCGGCCTGCACATCACCGGGCAGCTCCACCAAGTCGGCCGGTTGCAGTTCCAACGGTTGACGGCCGGGACCGCCGCCGCGGAGGTCGGCGCTGCCGGTGGGAAGGTCACCCCGGAAGACGTGGTGCTGTCCGTCCACATCCCGCGCTTCCTCGGCCCGATGAGCCCGGCCGCCTGCGACGCCGCGATCGCCCGGGCGCACGGCTTCTTCGCCCAGCACTTCCCCGCCGACCGGATCACCGCAGCCGTCTGCTGGTCGTGGTTGCTGGACCCGCAGCTCGACGAGCGGCTCCCGCACTCCAACATCGCCGCGTTCCAGCACCGATTCACCCCGATGGGTAGCCCGCGGGTCGATGATCGGGCTCCGTTGAACTTCGGTTTCGTCCGGCCCGACCTGCCGCTGGACGAACAACCACGCAGCACCTCCCTGGAGCGGACTGTGTTGGACGTCCTGCAGGACGGTGGTCACTGGCACATCGGGGCCGGCTGGTTCCCCTGGTGA
- a CDS encoding site-specific integrase, giving the protein MMTSRKVKKPAKRGFGSISLLPSGKYRARYTGPDAAWHNAPHTFVAKMDAEGWLAGEARMISGGEWISPAARVQARETVVLFGAYAEGWLSARTLKPRTREHYQSLLTRIILPTFTSVRVRSITPEQVRAWHTAIGAEAPTQRAHAYSLLRAILKDAVADELLTSNPCHIRGAGNSKRVHKVELLTAEQVDALAAAMPARLQLMTLFAAWCGLRFGELVELRRSDIDVTNMTIKVRRGAVQVKGATVVGSPKSDAGIRDVAIPPHLEAAVREHLGSFVTGRDGLLFPGTSGRTLRPSVLYGKAPVVTVDATTGEHSVKAGWGFYAARAAIGKPALRWHDLRHTGAVLSVHSGATLADVMSRLGHSTPGAAMRYQHAASGRDAEIAARMSATVAGSA; this is encoded by the coding sequence ATGATGACCAGCCGGAAGGTGAAGAAGCCCGCGAAGCGTGGCTTCGGCAGCATCTCGCTGCTGCCGTCCGGCAAGTACCGTGCGCGCTACACCGGCCCGGACGCGGCCTGGCACAACGCCCCGCACACGTTCGTCGCGAAGATGGACGCCGAAGGTTGGTTGGCCGGCGAAGCCCGGATGATCTCCGGTGGAGAGTGGATCTCCCCCGCTGCTCGCGTCCAGGCACGCGAGACGGTCGTTCTGTTCGGTGCCTACGCCGAGGGGTGGCTGTCGGCTCGCACGCTGAAGCCCCGCACCCGCGAGCACTACCAGTCCCTGCTGACCCGCATCATTCTGCCGACGTTCACCTCGGTGCGCGTCCGGTCGATCACCCCCGAGCAGGTCCGTGCCTGGCACACCGCGATCGGCGCTGAAGCACCGACGCAGCGGGCCCACGCCTACTCGCTGCTCCGCGCGATCCTGAAGGACGCGGTGGCCGACGAACTCCTGACGAGCAACCCGTGCCACATCCGCGGCGCCGGCAACTCCAAGCGTGTCCACAAGGTCGAGCTGCTGACGGCCGAGCAGGTCGACGCCCTGGCCGCCGCGATGCCCGCGCGTCTGCAGCTGATGACCCTGTTCGCCGCATGGTGCGGTCTGCGCTTCGGTGAGCTCGTCGAGCTTCGCCGCTCCGACATCGACGTCACCAACATGACGATCAAGGTGCGCCGCGGCGCCGTCCAGGTAAAGGGCGCGACCGTCGTCGGTTCCCCGAAGTCGGATGCCGGGATCCGCGACGTCGCGATCCCCCCGCACCTCGAGGCAGCCGTCCGCGAGCACCTCGGATCGTTCGTCACCGGTCGGGATGGCCTGCTCTTCCCCGGCACGTCGGGCCGGACCCTGCGGCCGTCGGTGCTCTACGGCAAGGCGCCGGTCGTTACGGTCGACGCGACCACCGGCGAGCACTCGGTCAAGGCTGGGTGGGGTTTCTACGCGGCGCGCGCTGCGATCGGCAAGCCGGCCTTGCGGTGGCATGATCTGCGGCACACCGGTGCTGTCCTGTCGGTGCACTCCGGCGCGACCCTGGCTGACGTGATGTCCCGCCTGGGTCACTCGACCCCGGGTGCGGCGATGCGGTATCAGCACGCCGCGTCGGGTCGGGATGCGGAGATCGCCGCCCGGATGTCCGCGACCGTGGCCGGATCAGCATGA
- a CDS encoding excisionase family DNA-binding protein translates to MATTTPQPKWYTISQAAELHLVHPMTIRRWIAQGKLTAHRMAGGGKSIRLDAAQVNALFAPAGGGNSAA, encoded by the coding sequence ATGGCGACAACCACGCCACAACCCAAGTGGTACACCATCAGTCAGGCAGCCGAGCTGCATCTCGTGCACCCCATGACGATCCGCAGGTGGATTGCTCAAGGCAAGCTGACCGCACACCGAATGGCCGGCGGCGGGAAGTCCATCCGCCTCGACGCTGCTCAGGTCAACGCCCTGTTCGCTCCCGCCGGGGGTGGCAACAGTGCAGCCTGA
- a CDS encoding alpha-2-macroglobulin family protein, producing MDSSRISRRLRVFGTTAGALTALTTLVVGIAVTSSSSSVSDPVAGTQQQQPGSHQGALATDGTPPTQPRTVEQIGLALRDGRATRPAGQTKVASGTPLDAAQVDAIVDRLPPLVGRAALQEQFRWPVQSLTTPERGTTVAPELPPGGDPAEPPSPKGPLQVLRMQPQGAVAVAPFISITFDQPMVPIATVTDQAQQNIPATISPQVKGTWRWIGTSTLRFAATESVDRLPMATKFTVTVPAGTKSITGNALAQTATATFTTPAPTVRSFTPQGKGLDLSPVFVAVFDQRVDAAAVLAKFTLTADGAARPVRGAGAAEIAADPAAAKAVAAAPRGQSVAFMAAAPLPTDAAVTATFGAGTPSAEGPIVSSKPATFTGRTYAAMTMTKGICSDRQCEASSPLVLEFSNPIDTAAFDPATVHVTPEVPGGASISASDNLIVVQGSTLPAVEYTVTVDAGLLDTHGQQLAQAAITKARMTAAGRRLDPFPQPLLTVDPLAKSSTITVNTVNREEFRERVFRVSTADFAAFRSLYRSTAERQIWNGVGAIPSWPVLQDRVVRPTQDANRLISTPLDLTDALGGDGATGNVVVLIEPTGQEALGNDSQWQNRPTMAWVQRTGLALDAISDRSVLRAWVTSFEDGRPLGDVTVGPLGADGAPVSGGSVQTDANGIAAIALTANPATALIARRGDQTALLAGNLYDGSWRTGELHDQLVWFVNDDRQTYRPGESISVKGWIRHQADDVSTALSLPTGSVKYTITDGHGVSLRTGTVKLSKLGGFDFAVAIPAGANLGDASVMLHLSGASQYENDAYHQFRIADFTTPTFQVDAHAISSAPHVLGEPVDIDADATYYAGGGVGDAPVQWQVRTATASYAPPGWSGYTFGRWQPWWQTDAAGALSIGSNGYGSSYGSSYGSDYGSGPYYPGDYCCGPNPADDQKVEKHAGTTDADGANHLQVSVGDLEKELGKDSVGMPVTVTAQAQVTDVDRTAIAGTTDLLIHPASYYVGLAGDDTFVKQGQDLVIRTITTDIDGTPTAGRPVRVTAALVTTTWAGGKSTETEGTAQTCTLTSTTDAANCTFRPATPGTYRITATVTDDKGRSSRTVLTRWVAGSSGAEAGTVQEQTLTVVPKADTYRPGQTAELLVQSPIPAGSGLATVVHNGIVSTTRFTVVDGSAVVQLPVTEGWIPGVAVSIEVVGTTTDAAGARQTAYATGEVALKVSTVSRELKVIATPRSKMVAPGGSTKIDVGITDGSGGPAAGAEFELVVVDEAVLAVGGAVRPDPMDIFYGLRGSWLDTQYSRSGVLLSEREGQKSPSSAAAGSAAPASSAAESGSMASSATLDSAAGAVPAGRALSAGKMAPNIGERTDFAPLAVFVPSATTDAAGHATVDVTLPDNLTRYRVLVFAVAGAEKFGSAESTITAGLPLTVRSAGPTFLNFGDRFEFPMLVQNRTAEAIVADVVLQGSNLTVAGTGGRRVSIPANSRVEVRIPVAAEQAGTARVRMAVVDSANPTAGSADAVAIDVPVYTPATSESVATYGQLDSGGVVRQPVSKPTDVFSQFGSLQISTSSTALAELTDAVLSILDYEYESSDALAGRIIAIGSLGDVLKAFSAPGLPSPEQLRARVEADLEDLVAMQNTDGGFPYWKKGEPNDAFNSIQATQAMVVAKNHGYSVPAAGLRRSLEFLKAIERHYPPRASQATKDALQSFALAVRALAGDRDSSDAEALFAARGPALSMDAVAWLLPVVSSAEVKAELARRIQNAAVDDAGAVTITTRVVSDAWTTLQSDTRTDGLVLDALLTVDPDSDLIPKIVKGLMGNRIAGRWSGMQENSVILLALRHYYDTFESATPDFIARIWVGGRFAGEHAYAGRTTDRVSVDVPTAQVLTASGADVTLQNEGTGRLYYRIGITTAPKNLTATPLDRGFVVSRSYRAVDDPADVRRDAQGVWHIKAGARVEVRLELVSRSARPHVALIDPLPAGLQSLNPALATTAKDLDPKKAADAAPTSWYGTWYDHQNLRDDRAEAFAQWLQGGVYSYSYLTLAKVPGTFTAPPARAEQVYAPETFGRSGSDTVVVEG from the coding sequence ATGGACAGCAGCAGAATTTCCCGTCGGCTCCGAGTCTTCGGGACCACCGCTGGTGCTCTCACAGCGCTCACCACCCTGGTCGTGGGCATCGCCGTCACCTCGAGCTCCAGCTCGGTCAGCGACCCGGTGGCCGGCACCCAGCAGCAGCAACCGGGGTCGCACCAGGGTGCGCTTGCGACGGACGGCACGCCGCCGACGCAGCCGCGAACGGTCGAACAGATCGGACTCGCCCTGCGCGACGGGCGCGCTACGAGACCCGCTGGGCAGACGAAGGTCGCCTCGGGCACCCCGCTGGACGCGGCGCAGGTGGACGCGATCGTCGATCGACTCCCGCCGCTGGTCGGCCGCGCCGCGTTGCAGGAACAGTTCCGGTGGCCGGTGCAGAGCCTCACAACCCCGGAGCGCGGCACGACCGTCGCGCCTGAGCTCCCGCCGGGCGGCGATCCGGCGGAGCCGCCGAGCCCGAAGGGGCCGCTGCAGGTCCTCCGGATGCAACCGCAGGGTGCGGTCGCAGTCGCCCCGTTCATCAGCATCACCTTCGACCAGCCCATGGTGCCGATCGCCACCGTCACCGACCAGGCGCAGCAGAACATCCCGGCGACCATCAGCCCTCAGGTCAAGGGGACGTGGCGCTGGATCGGTACGTCGACGCTGCGCTTCGCCGCCACCGAGAGCGTCGACCGGCTGCCGATGGCGACGAAGTTCACCGTGACCGTCCCCGCCGGGACGAAGTCGATCACCGGGAACGCCCTGGCGCAGACGGCGACCGCGACCTTCACCACTCCCGCTCCGACCGTCCGGTCCTTCACCCCGCAGGGCAAGGGCCTCGACCTCTCTCCGGTGTTCGTCGCGGTGTTCGACCAGCGGGTCGACGCGGCCGCCGTGCTGGCGAAGTTCACCCTGACCGCCGACGGAGCCGCCCGCCCCGTCCGCGGCGCCGGGGCAGCCGAGATCGCCGCCGATCCCGCTGCGGCCAAGGCCGTCGCCGCCGCACCACGCGGACAGAGCGTCGCGTTCATGGCCGCCGCACCGCTGCCGACCGACGCCGCTGTCACCGCCACCTTCGGTGCGGGCACCCCGTCCGCAGAAGGTCCGATCGTCTCGAGCAAGCCGGCGACCTTCACCGGGCGCACCTACGCGGCGATGACGATGACCAAGGGCATCTGCAGCGACAGACAGTGCGAGGCGTCCTCCCCCCTGGTGCTCGAGTTCAGCAACCCGATCGACACCGCTGCCTTCGACCCGGCCACCGTGCACGTCACCCCCGAAGTACCGGGCGGCGCGAGCATCTCCGCCTCCGACAACCTGATCGTCGTCCAGGGATCGACCCTGCCCGCGGTCGAGTACACGGTGACGGTCGACGCCGGCCTGCTCGACACCCACGGCCAGCAGCTCGCGCAGGCTGCGATCACCAAGGCCAGGATGACCGCCGCCGGACGGCGGCTGGACCCGTTCCCGCAGCCGCTGCTCACCGTCGATCCACTGGCGAAATCTTCGACGATCACCGTGAACACGGTGAACCGGGAGGAGTTCCGGGAGCGGGTGTTCCGGGTCAGCACCGCTGACTTCGCGGCGTTCCGGTCGCTGTACCGATCGACGGCGGAGCGTCAGATCTGGAACGGGGTCGGAGCGATTCCGTCCTGGCCGGTGCTGCAGGACCGGGTGGTCCGTCCTACCCAGGACGCGAACAGGCTGATCAGCACCCCGCTCGACCTGACCGACGCCCTGGGCGGTGACGGTGCCACCGGCAACGTCGTGGTGCTGATCGAACCGACCGGTCAGGAAGCGTTGGGCAACGATTCGCAGTGGCAGAACCGCCCGACGATGGCCTGGGTGCAGCGGACCGGGTTGGCGCTGGACGCGATCAGCGATCGCAGCGTGCTGCGCGCGTGGGTGACGTCGTTCGAGGACGGCCGTCCGCTCGGGGACGTCACCGTCGGCCCGCTGGGCGCCGACGGAGCTCCGGTGTCGGGCGGGTCGGTGCAGACCGACGCCAACGGCATCGCGGCCATCGCGCTGACCGCCAACCCGGCGACCGCGTTGATCGCGCGCCGGGGCGATCAGACAGCGTTGCTGGCGGGCAACCTGTACGACGGGTCCTGGCGGACCGGAGAGCTGCACGACCAGCTCGTCTGGTTCGTCAATGATGACCGGCAGACCTACCGACCAGGCGAGTCGATCTCGGTGAAGGGTTGGATCCGCCACCAGGCGGACGACGTCAGCACCGCCCTGAGCCTGCCCACCGGATCGGTGAAGTACACCATCACCGACGGGCACGGGGTGTCGCTGCGGACCGGCACGGTGAAGCTGTCGAAGCTGGGCGGCTTCGACTTCGCGGTGGCGATCCCGGCCGGCGCGAACCTTGGTGATGCCTCGGTCATGCTGCACCTGAGCGGTGCATCGCAGTACGAGAACGACGCGTACCACCAGTTCCGGATCGCCGACTTCACCACCCCGACGTTCCAGGTCGACGCCCACGCGATCAGCTCTGCCCCGCACGTGCTCGGTGAGCCAGTCGACATCGACGCCGACGCCACCTACTACGCCGGCGGCGGCGTGGGGGACGCACCGGTGCAGTGGCAGGTCCGCACCGCGACAGCCAGCTATGCGCCGCCCGGATGGTCCGGCTACACCTTCGGTCGGTGGCAGCCCTGGTGGCAGACGGACGCTGCGGGTGCACTGAGCATCGGCTCCAACGGTTACGGCTCCTCCTACGGCTCCTCCTACGGTTCCGACTACGGCTCGGGTCCCTACTACCCCGGTGACTACTGCTGCGGTCCGAACCCGGCCGACGACCAGAAGGTGGAGAAGCACGCAGGCACCACCGACGCCGACGGGGCGAACCATCTCCAGGTGAGCGTGGGCGATCTGGAGAAGGAACTCGGCAAGGACTCCGTCGGGATGCCGGTCACGGTCACCGCGCAGGCACAGGTGACCGACGTCGACCGGACCGCGATCGCCGGTACCACCGACCTGCTGATCCACCCGGCGTCCTACTACGTCGGGCTGGCCGGCGACGACACCTTCGTCAAGCAGGGCCAGGATCTGGTGATCAGGACGATCACCACCGACATCGACGGCACTCCGACCGCCGGTCGGCCGGTACGGGTGACGGCGGCGCTCGTCACCACGACCTGGGCCGGCGGCAAGAGCACCGAGACGGAAGGGACCGCGCAGACCTGCACGCTCACCTCGACGACCGACGCCGCGAACTGCACCTTCCGGCCGGCGACACCCGGGACGTACCGGATCACCGCGACCGTCACGGACGACAAGGGCCGCAGCAGCCGCACCGTGCTCACCCGCTGGGTCGCCGGATCGAGCGGCGCCGAAGCCGGCACCGTTCAGGAGCAGACGCTCACCGTCGTCCCGAAGGCCGACACCTACCGACCCGGCCAGACCGCCGAGCTGTTGGTGCAGTCGCCCATCCCGGCCGGCAGCGGCCTGGCGACGGTGGTGCACAACGGGATCGTCTCCACCACCCGGTTCACGGTGGTCGACGGATCCGCTGTCGTGCAGCTCCCGGTCACCGAGGGCTGGATCCCCGGGGTCGCCGTGTCGATCGAGGTGGTGGGGACCACCACCGATGCAGCAGGTGCACGGCAGACCGCCTACGCCACAGGCGAAGTGGCGCTGAAGGTGTCCACCGTCTCACGCGAGTTGAAGGTCATCGCGACCCCCCGCTCGAAGATGGTCGCACCGGGTGGTTCGACGAAGATCGATGTCGGCATCACCGACGGTTCCGGCGGTCCTGCAGCGGGCGCCGAGTTCGAGCTCGTCGTGGTGGACGAGGCGGTGCTGGCCGTCGGCGGGGCGGTGCGCCCCGATCCGATGGACATCTTCTACGGGCTGCGCGGATCCTGGCTCGACACGCAGTACAGCCGATCAGGGGTGCTGCTGTCGGAGCGGGAAGGCCAGAAATCGCCCTCGTCCGCGGCGGCCGGATCTGCCGCCCCGGCCTCCTCCGCCGCGGAGTCGGGTTCGATGGCGTCATCGGCCACGTTGGACAGCGCTGCCGGCGCCGTGCCGGCTGGGAGGGCTCTCTCCGCCGGAAAGATGGCGCCGAACATCGGCGAGCGCACCGACTTCGCACCGCTGGCCGTGTTCGTGCCGTCCGCCACCACCGACGCCGCCGGGCACGCAACAGTGGACGTGACGCTGCCGGACAACCTCACCCGGTATCGGGTGCTGGTGTTCGCGGTGGCCGGCGCTGAGAAGTTCGGTTCCGCGGAATCGACCATCACCGCGGGTCTTCCGCTCACCGTGCGCTCCGCCGGGCCGACGTTCCTGAACTTCGGCGACCGCTTCGAGTTCCCGATGCTCGTGCAGAACCGCACCGCCGAGGCGATCGTCGCCGACGTGGTGTTGCAGGGCTCGAACCTGACGGTCGCGGGCACCGGCGGTCGACGGGTGTCGATCCCGGCGAACAGTCGCGTCGAGGTCCGGATCCCGGTGGCCGCCGAGCAGGCGGGCACAGCCAGGGTCCGGATGGCCGTGGTGGACAGCGCGAACCCGACGGCCGGTTCCGCCGATGCGGTCGCGATCGACGTCCCGGTCTATACGCCGGCGACCAGTGAGTCGGTAGCCACCTACGGCCAGCTCGACAGCGGAGGTGTGGTGCGGCAACCGGTCTCGAAGCCCACCGACGTCTTCAGCCAGTTCGGCAGCCTGCAGATCAGCACCTCGTCCACGGCGCTGGCCGAGCTCACCGATGCGGTGCTGTCGATCCTGGACTACGAGTACGAGAGCTCAGATGCGCTGGCCGGACGGATCATCGCGATCGGCTCCCTGGGTGACGTGCTGAAGGCGTTCTCGGCACCCGGGCTGCCGTCACCCGAGCAGTTGCGTGCGCGGGTCGAGGCCGACCTGGAGGACCTCGTCGCGATGCAGAACACCGACGGCGGTTTTCCCTACTGGAAGAAGGGCGAGCCGAACGATGCCTTCAACTCCATCCAGGCCACCCAGGCGATGGTGGTTGCGAAGAATCACGGCTATTCCGTGCCCGCGGCGGGATTGCGCCGTTCGCTGGAGTTCCTGAAGGCGATCGAGCGTCACTACCCGCCCCGTGCCTCCCAGGCCACGAAGGATGCTCTGCAGTCCTTCGCGCTGGCCGTGCGCGCGCTGGCCGGTGATCGGGACAGCAGCGACGCCGAAGCGCTGTTCGCCGCGCGCGGCCCGGCACTGTCGATGGATGCGGTCGCCTGGCTGCTGCCGGTCGTCAGCAGCGCAGAGGTCAAGGCAGAGCTGGCGCGCCGCATCCAGAACGCGGCGGTCGATGATGCCGGCGCGGTCACCATCACCACCCGGGTGGTCTCGGACGCCTGGACGACTCTGCAGTCGGACACCCGCACCGACGGGCTGGTGCTGGATGCTCTGCTCACGGTCGATCCGGACAGCGATCTGATCCCGAAGATCGTCAAGGGGCTGATGGGCAACCGGATCGCTGGGCGATGGTCTGGGATGCAGGAGAACTCCGTCATCCTGTTGGCGCTGCGGCACTACTACGACACCTTCGAATCGGCGACCCCCGACTTCATCGCGCGGATCTGGGTCGGCGGTCGGTTCGCCGGCGAGCACGCCTACGCCGGACGGACCACGGACCGCGTCTCGGTCGACGTGCCGACGGCCCAGGTACTCACTGCGAGCGGAGCGGACGTCACCCTGCAGAACGAGGGCACCGGTCGGCTCTACTACCGGATCGGGATCACCACGGCGCCGAAGAACCTGACTGCGACCCCGCTCGATCGCGGGTTCGTCGTCTCCCGCAGCTACCGGGCGGTGGACGATCCGGCGGACGTCCGACGCGACGCACAAGGCGTGTGGCACATCAAGGCAGGGGCCAGGGTCGAGGTCAGGCTGGAGTTGGTGTCGCGGAGCGCCCGCCCGCACGTCGCGTTGATCGACCCGCTGCCGGCCGGCCTGCAGTCCCTCAACCCGGCGCTGGCGACGACCGCGAAGGATCTGGATCCGAAGAAGGCCGCCGACGCAGCGCCGACGAGCTGGTACGGCACCTGGTACGACCACCAGAACCTGCGGGACGATCGCGCCGAGGCGTTCGCACAGTGGTTGCAGGGCGGCGTCTACTCCTACAGCTACCTCACGCTCGCCAAGGTGCCGGGGACCTTCACCGCCCCGCCGGCCAGGGCCGAGCAGGTCTACGCCCCGGAGACATTCGGTCGATCGGGCAGCGACACGGTGGTGGTCGAGGGCTGA
- a CDS encoding class I SAM-dependent methyltransferase yields MTSSPPDWDLRSAELAGAAIGDGRPTAWFDELYAEGAAGVIGVPWDRPAPLPPVVEHLRRRPPTEGSTAIVVGCGLGVDAEFMQELGAGTQLEVTGFDISATAIELARTRHPDSRVDYRVGDLLDLPPHWLSAFDLVLEVINVQALPLELRASAAAAVASLVAPGGRLVVVDNVREDGAALSQGPPWGFTTADIELFAVGGLRIESSAQHPMATHGPAALRSRWLVEFSRPR; encoded by the coding sequence ATGACCTCCTCACCTCCTGACTGGGATCTCCGGAGTGCCGAACTCGCCGGGGCCGCTATCGGTGACGGCCGTCCCACCGCCTGGTTCGACGAGCTCTACGCGGAGGGCGCCGCCGGCGTCATCGGCGTGCCGTGGGATCGACCGGCGCCGCTCCCACCGGTCGTCGAGCACCTGCGTCGGCGGCCGCCGACCGAGGGCTCGACAGCGATCGTCGTCGGCTGCGGGTTGGGCGTGGACGCCGAGTTCATGCAGGAACTCGGCGCCGGGACCCAGTTGGAGGTGACCGGCTTCGACATCTCGGCAACGGCGATCGAACTAGCCAGGACCCGCCACCCGGACTCTCGGGTCGACTACCGGGTCGGCGATCTGCTCGACCTGCCGCCGCACTGGCTCTCGGCGTTCGATCTGGTCCTCGAGGTGATCAACGTGCAGGCGCTCCCGCTGGAGCTGCGCGCGAGCGCGGCGGCCGCCGTCGCCTCGCTGGTCGCACCGGGAGGTCGACTGGTCGTGGTGGATAACGTACGTGAAGACGGAGCTGCGCTGTCGCAGGGACCGCCGTGGGGATTCACCACCGCAGATATCGAGCTGTTCGCGGTGGGCGGACTGCGCATCGAGAGCTCGGCGCAGCACCCGATGGCCACCCACGGTCCGGCCGCCCTCCGGTCTCGCTGGCTGGTCGAGTTCTCTCGCCCGCGCTGA
- a CDS encoding DnaB-like helicase N-terminal domain-containing protein, whose product MTAPTAPDLSLAAEDATVGALVLAADGLRRNALMTLSDNDFQDRRCQFAVKTIRRMVAESVPVDLVTLPAFVERHGLLTDGALRGSLAVWLADRCSQVPTPASLPWYVLQVAENSVRREIGESGARLSAVTEAATASVATIIADEISTLAALSERLQAVSTNV is encoded by the coding sequence GTGACCGCGCCGACGGCCCCTGACCTCAGCCTCGCAGCCGAGGACGCCACCGTGGGCGCCCTGGTACTCGCCGCCGACGGGCTTCGACGCAACGCACTGATGACTCTGTCCGACAACGACTTCCAGGATCGTCGCTGCCAGTTCGCGGTGAAGACGATCCGGCGGATGGTTGCCGAGAGCGTCCCGGTTGATCTCGTAACATTGCCCGCGTTCGTCGAACGCCACGGGTTGCTGACGGACGGCGCTCTGAGAGGGTCGCTGGCCGTCTGGCTGGCCGATCGCTGCTCGCAGGTACCGACACCGGCCTCGCTTCCCTGGTACGTCCTGCAGGTAGCTGAGAACTCCGTCCGTCGCGAGATCGGCGAGAGTGGTGCACGTCTGTCTGCCGTCACAGAGGCGGCCACCGCATCCGTTGCCACAATCATCGCCGACGAGATCAGCACGCTCGCTGCCCTCTCTGAGCGACTGCAGGCGGTGAGCACCAATGTCTGA